Proteins found in one Chloroherpetonaceae bacterium genomic segment:
- a CDS encoding helix-turn-helix domain-containing protein: MTDIYMLRELEQIKAIADPLRLKILNVLSEQSMTTKQVAEYLGENVNKLYHHVETLESAGLIKLTHTKQNRGTLEKYYQAIAKHFTLSPVLFEVRLDTDEEKSKSSELTFSSALQATLSELKESLNKKLIKSSGSHPFFRRLQIRTSKEKATKLQAQFEAWIEECEKSNQKNGEQTFGITATFYPIAETTKK, encoded by the coding sequence ATGACCGATATCTACATGCTACGCGAATTAGAGCAAATCAAAGCCATTGCGGATCCTTTAAGGCTAAAGATTTTAAATGTCCTGAGCGAGCAAAGCATGACAACAAAACAAGTGGCAGAATACTTAGGCGAGAACGTGAATAAACTGTATCATCACGTTGAAACCCTCGAATCCGCCGGACTCATTAAACTCACACACACGAAACAAAACCGCGGAACGCTTGAAAAGTATTATCAAGCTATAGCCAAGCATTTCACCCTCTCTCCCGTTCTTTTTGAAGTAAGGCTCGATACCGATGAAGAGAAATCAAAAAGTTCTGAACTGACATTCTCTTCGGCCTTGCAAGCCACACTTTCTGAGCTCAAAGAGAGCTTGAATAAAAAATTGATTAAAAGCAGTGGTTCGCATCCCTTTTTTCGGCGCCTGCAAATTCGCACTTCAAAAGAGAAAGCCACAAAACTTCAAGCACAATTTGAGGCGTGGATTGAAGAATGTGAAAAATCAAATCAGAAGAATGGCGAACAGACGTTTGGAATCACCGCCACATTTTATCCAATTGCCGAAACAACAAAGAAATGA
- a CDS encoding sodium-dependent bicarbonate transport family permease, producing the protein MELQALLVALLSPMVLAFVLGIVATMIKSDLKFPEELYTSLTIYLLIAIGIKGGYKLSITPFQEIVFPAIAALILGIVIPIWSYQLLRHLGKFEIADAAALAAHYGSVSAVTFAEALAFHDNLKAAFLQQNPAMTDEMLKASGALYEGFMPGLLTIMEFPAIIIAILTARIALKKTDGKSQSVDASLTSVLKELIAGKSNYLMIGFLIIGLACGKRGWEQVSPFFDLPFRGILTLFLLEAGLVAGRRFSDLKKVGPFIFGFGIVMPILHAMLGIYLGKLAGLSLGGATILGVLAASASYIAAPAACRVALPQASPTLYLTASLAITFPFNIIVGLPLYHYFAKLLYHV; encoded by the coding sequence ATGGAATTACAAGCTTTATTAGTTGCCCTGCTTTCGCCGATGGTTTTAGCCTTTGTGCTGGGTATTGTGGCAACAATGATTAAAAGCGATCTAAAATTTCCGGAAGAACTCTACACTTCGCTAACCATTTATCTTCTAATTGCCATTGGGATTAAGGGTGGATATAAGCTTTCGATTACACCGTTTCAGGAAATTGTATTTCCAGCGATTGCAGCATTGATTCTGGGAATCGTGATCCCGATTTGGTCGTATCAGTTGCTTCGCCACTTAGGGAAATTTGAAATCGCCGATGCCGCAGCTTTGGCAGCACATTACGGCTCTGTTTCTGCCGTAACTTTTGCAGAAGCCCTTGCCTTTCATGATAATCTTAAAGCAGCATTTCTTCAGCAAAACCCTGCGATGACCGATGAGATGCTCAAAGCAAGTGGTGCACTCTATGAAGGCTTTATGCCCGGGCTCTTAACTATTATGGAGTTTCCGGCGATTATCATTGCGATACTCACAGCGAGAATTGCTTTGAAAAAAACGGATGGAAAAAGTCAAAGTGTAGACGCATCACTTACTTCAGTGCTTAAAGAGTTAATTGCTGGGAAAAGTAATTATCTGATGATCGGTTTTCTGATCATCGGGCTTGCCTGTGGGAAACGTGGATGGGAGCAAGTTTCACCGTTTTTCGATTTACCGTTTCGTGGCATTCTTACGCTCTTTCTTTTGGAAGCTGGGCTTGTTGCCGGGCGCAGGTTTAGCGATTTGAAAAAAGTCGGCCCGTTTATTTTTGGCTTTGGGATTGTGATGCCCATTCTTCACGCAATGCTCGGTATTTACTTAGGAAAACTTGCGGGGCTAAGCTTAGGTGGTGCAACTATCCTTGGTGTGCTTGCTGCTAGCGCTTCCTACATTGCCGCACCTGCGGCCTGCCGTGTAGCGTTACCGCAAGCCTCGCCAACGCTTTATCTGACCGCCTCTTTAGCGATAACCTTCCCATTCAACATCATCGTTGGGTTGCCGCTGTATCATTACTTTGCAAAATTACTTTATCATGTGTAG
- a CDS encoding carbonic anhydrase, with protein sequence MKQKLFILAVLLFTSVFVVAQNRSPLSSDSAIARLKAGNKRFMEGKTIHPRQNPERIREVAKGQKPFAIIVGCADSRVPNEIIFDEGLGDLFIVRTAGQVSAGASYGSIEFAEAVLGANLIVVLGHTECGAVNAACNYKNAVPGNIITLVNAIKPAALKIENELKAGRIKQPDVLNATVRENVRMQVEQLRQLEPILAESMRSGRSKIVGAVYNLATGEVEFLPETLK encoded by the coding sequence ATGAAACAGAAACTTTTCATTTTGGCAGTCCTCCTTTTCACCTCCGTCTTTGTTGTGGCTCAGAACCGCAGTCCGCTTTCGTCCGATAGCGCCATCGCACGCTTAAAAGCGGGCAACAAGCGATTTATGGAAGGCAAAACCATTCATCCGCGTCAAAACCCGGAGCGAATTCGCGAAGTCGCCAAAGGCCAAAAGCCTTTTGCCATCATTGTGGGCTGTGCCGATAGCCGCGTTCCAAACGAAATCATTTTCGACGAAGGTTTAGGCGATTTATTCATTGTTCGCACTGCGGGTCAGGTTTCGGCCGGGGCTTCGTATGGCAGTATCGAATTCGCTGAGGCGGTTCTTGGTGCAAATTTGATTGTGGTTCTTGGCCATACCGAGTGCGGGGCTGTAAATGCAGCGTGCAATTACAAAAATGCCGTGCCCGGAAACATTATCACCTTAGTGAATGCGATTAAACCCGCTGCGCTCAAAATTGAAAATGAACTCAAAGCAGGGCGTATCAAACAGCCCGATGTCCTGAATGCAACGGTGAGAGAAAACGTACGGATGCAAGTTGAGCAGCTTCGCCAATTGGAACCCATTCTTGCAGAATCAATGCGTTCAGGACGATCGAAGATTGTAGGGGCAGTGTATAACCTCGCAACGGGTGAAGTGGAATTTTTACCCGAAACCTTGAAATAA
- a CDS encoding ATP-dependent 6-phosphofructokinase has product MSVTPVMEGSSEQLSGEIQKNIKTVGILTSGGDCSGLNATLRAAVKTLLADYGVKVIGYRDGFRGMIENEYRELTNKDVSGILSIGGTILGTSNKANPFRQYQPETGDFKDVSKRVVEDAHKLGIDALIAIGGDGTMSMAARFTEMGLPTVGIPKTIDNDLMATDLTFGFYTAVQIVCESIDRINTTAMSHHRVMVIEVMGRYAGWIALYGGMAGGADVILLPEIPYDIEKVVEVCKNRNKQGQGFTIIVIAEGAKATDGKLVVQKMVKESFDQLRLGGVGHRLAAELEEFLKDIEVRVTILGHLQRGGTPTAFDRILSTRFGSYAAHMVMRGEFAKMVALRGAQMVAVPISEVAGKNKFVPPTHDLIRSGKSLGISFGD; this is encoded by the coding sequence ATGTCGGTTACACCTGTTATGGAAGGCTCATCAGAGCAATTAAGTGGAGAAATTCAAAAGAATATTAAAACGGTTGGTATTCTAACATCTGGGGGAGATTGCTCCGGACTCAATGCCACCCTGCGAGCAGCCGTAAAAACGCTTCTTGCTGATTATGGCGTCAAGGTTATTGGCTATCGCGATGGGTTTCGAGGAATGATTGAAAATGAATATCGAGAGCTTACGAATAAAGATGTTTCTGGAATTCTTTCTATTGGAGGAACCATATTGGGTACATCCAATAAAGCGAACCCTTTTCGCCAGTATCAGCCCGAAACCGGCGATTTCAAAGATGTATCGAAAAGGGTTGTTGAAGACGCGCACAAATTAGGAATTGATGCACTCATTGCCATCGGCGGAGATGGCACAATGTCGATGGCGGCACGATTTACAGAAATGGGATTGCCAACCGTAGGGATTCCGAAAACCATCGATAATGATTTGATGGCCACCGATTTAACCTTCGGGTTTTATACAGCGGTTCAAATCGTTTGTGAGTCAATTGATCGTATTAATACCACCGCGATGTCGCATCATCGGGTAATGGTGATTGAAGTGATGGGTCGTTATGCGGGTTGGATCGCGCTTTACGGCGGAATGGCCGGTGGCGCTGATGTCATTCTCTTACCCGAAATCCCATATGATATCGAAAAGGTGGTTGAAGTATGCAAAAACAGAAATAAACAAGGACAAGGCTTTACAATCATTGTCATTGCAGAAGGCGCAAAAGCCACGGATGGAAAACTGGTGGTTCAAAAAATGGTGAAGGAAAGCTTCGATCAATTGCGTTTGGGAGGTGTCGGTCATCGCTTGGCGGCCGAATTGGAAGAGTTTCTAAAGGACATTGAAGTACGGGTTACAATCCTTGGCCACTTACAGCGCGGCGGCACACCAACGGCGTTCGACCGGATTCTTTCAACACGCTTTGGTTCTTACGCCGCTCATATGGTGATGCGCGGTGAATTCGCGAAAATGGTTGCTTTGCGTGGCGCACAAATGGTGGCCGTTCCAATCTCGGAAGTAGCCGGAAAAAATAAATTTGTACCACCCACACACGACCTCATTCGCTCCGGAAAATCATTGGGTATTTCATTCGGAGATTAA